The sequence below is a genomic window from Candidatus Aegiribacteria sp..
AAAGGTAACAAGGGCGGTGCGTCCAGGCCTTCCAACCACATCGCCAAGGAGCAGTATCTTCATATCAGTGTGCTGTTTCAGAAGCTCTGGTTTCGCGAATTACAGTAACCTTTATCTGCCCCGGGTACTGCATTTCACTTTCGATCTTCCTGGCAACTATTCTAGCAAGTTCGGCTGCGGAATCGTCATCTACTGTCTCAGGTCTGACTGCTATTCTCAATTCCCGTCCCGCCTGTATGGCATAGGATTTTCTTACACCATCGAACGAATCAGCAATCGATTCCAGCTTATGAAGCCTTCTGACGTACAGCTCCAGTGTCTCTCTTCTCGCCCCCGGACGTGCGGAGCTTACCGAATCTGCTGCCTGTATGAGAATGGCGTAAAGAGATTCGCATTCTATCTCTTCATGGTGAGCACCGATAGCATTGCATACTACCTCTGATTCTTCATACCTCTGCGCAAGTTCCATCCCGACCATCGCATGTGAACCATCGATATCCTGATCAGTGGCTTTACCGATATCGTGAAGAAGGCCGATCCTTCTTGCCAGTGCGGCATCAAGTTTAAGTTCGGATGCCAGCAGTCCGCAGATGTGGGCGGTCTCAAGTGAATGCTGGTACATGTTCTGGCCGTAACTTGTTCTGTAGCGTAATCTTCCAAGATGCCTGATAAGCTGCTGGTGCAGACCTGATACGTTAGCGTCCAGCGCCAGCTGATTCCCCAGTTTCCTTATTCTCTTCTCCATCTCCGATGTAACTTTGGATACGGTGGATTCTATCCTTCCCGGATGTATTCTGCCGTCTTCAAGTAATTTCTCAAGGGCCTGCCTGGCTATCTCTCTGCGGACAGGATCAAAGCATGAAATAACCACTGCTTCAGGAGTATCATCGATGATAACGTCAACATTGGTCGTAGCCTCGAAGGCCCTGATATTCCTGCCCTCTCTTCCAATGATCCTTCCCTTCATGTCATCGCTGGGGAGGTTCACCACTGAGACGCAGTTTTCTACCACATGATCCGCCGCACATCTCTGAATAGCTGTAGATAGAACCTTGAGAGCCTCTTCTTCGGCCTTATTCTCAGCATCTTCGAGTATCTTCCGGGTAAGCCTTCCCGCTTCATGATGCAGCTCTTCCTCCAGGTTGGAAAGCATTAGCTTTCTCGCTTCATCCCTTGAAAGATTTGCTCTCTGTTCAAGCAGTTTATTCTGCTCCTCCATCAGCTTGTTTACCCTGTGATGCTTGGCGTTGAGAGAGTTTTCCATTTCAGATAAACCGGTCCCGCGCTTATCAAGAGAATCCTTTCTGTCATGCAGCTTCTCTTTAAGTATACCGAGGCGCTCCGATTCACTTGAAAGCTGGCTCTCCTTACTATCCAGGCTGATTCTCCGCTCCTGGTACTTTTCCAGCATGTCCGCCCTCTCTCGCGAAATGGCGTCTCTGCCCTCAAGAAGAGCTTCACGTTTCTGAGCTTCACCCTCCCGTTTCGCATCGGATACTATGCGCTCGGCTTCAGCCTCAGCGCCTCTTATTTCCTTGGCTACAAGAATTTTATGAAGAATAAACCCCAGAACGAATGTAACTGCTGCCAGTGCAGCAGGTATAAGGATACTCATGGCGATCTCCTGTTCAGACGCAGGTAAGCATCTATATAAACGGAATCAGGATGCAGCCATTATGACCGGGCCGGAAACACCCCTGCGCAGAATGCCGGCACATCCCTGCCGTGTCCTTTTCTTACTGCCGCGAAATTCTTACTATCGCGGTATTTCGGATGTGCTGTTCTGCTGGATTGTTGAGGCTTCGATGACGGCAGATGAATCGGAACTGGCAGAAGAGGATGATACATGAGAATGGCTCGTTTCCGAGAGAACCTGCTCTATCCTGTCGGCCAGGTGTGTCAGTTCACCGCTCTGGTTCTCATCAAGTTCCTCGTACTGGTCTCTCTTCTGATAGAGTTCATCTGCTATGTTAAGTGCGGCAAAAATAGCCACCTTGGCTGTGGAAGCCATGGTGGCGTTATCTGTCATCTGCCGCATTTTCATGTCTACGTAATGGGCAATTTCAGCTATGTAAGCAGGAGAACCTGCTCCCCGGATAGTATATTCCCGCCCAAAAATATTAACGCGGGTAACCTCAGCCCGGTTGCTCATTTATTCCTCTAACTTATTAGTCTTCTATTTCAATACTTTCCAGTTTGTCCAGCACTCCGCATAACCTTCGCTTGATCTCCTGCCTTTCACGCAGAAGTCTCGCACTATGAATCCTGAGTATATTGTAACCATCAGAATCCACAGAGTCCACGCTGTTCTCCAGCCTGGACTCAAGTTCACTTACTCTTATGACCAATTCATCACGTTGTGTGTGTATTGACCTGAACCTGACTATCAATCTATTTATCGCTTCAGTCAACCTCTCAATATCTTCCGACTGAGGCACAGATCATCCCCTCTCCCTTAGAGAGCGGCTTTGGCTGCTTCCACAACCTTTGCAAATGCTTCCGGGTTTCTGACGGCGAGGTCCGCCAGTGTCTTTCTGTCGAGTTCTATACCTGCAACTTTAATCCCGGCTATGAAGTTGCTGTAATTCATATCATGCTCACGGACAGCGGCGTTAATACGCGTAATCCATAATGAGCGGAAATCTCTTTTTCTGTTTCTGCGGTCACGGTACTGGTATTCAAGAGCCTTCTTTCTGGCTTCGTTGGCTACCGTGTACAGTTTTCTTCTTCCGCCAAAATACCCTTTGGCTTCCA
It includes:
- a CDS encoding cell division protein ZapA, which translates into the protein MSNRAEVTRVNIFGREYTIRGAGSPAYIAEIAHYVDMKMRQMTDNATMASTAKVAIFAALNIADELYQKRDQYEELDENQSGELTHLADRIEQVLSETSHSHVSSSSASSDSSAVIEASTIQQNSTSEIPR
- the rplT gene encoding 50S ribosomal protein L20 codes for the protein MSKVKNAVTRRRKHKKRLLEAKGYFGGRRKLYTVANEARKKALEYQYRDRRNRKRDFRSLWITRINAAVREHDMNYSNFIAGIKVAGIELDRKTLADLAVRNPEAFAKVVEAAKAAL
- the rny gene encoding ribonuclease Y; translation: MSILIPAALAAVTFVLGFILHKILVAKEIRGAEAEAERIVSDAKREGEAQKREALLEGRDAISRERADMLEKYQERRISLDSKESQLSSESERLGILKEKLHDRKDSLDKRGTGLSEMENSLNAKHHRVNKLMEEQNKLLEQRANLSRDEARKLMLSNLEEELHHEAGRLTRKILEDAENKAEEEALKVLSTAIQRCAADHVVENCVSVVNLPSDDMKGRIIGREGRNIRAFEATTNVDVIIDDTPEAVVISCFDPVRREIARQALEKLLEDGRIHPGRIESTVSKVTSEMEKRIRKLGNQLALDANVSGLHQQLIRHLGRLRYRTSYGQNMYQHSLETAHICGLLASELKLDAALARRIGLLHDIGKATDQDIDGSHAMVGMELAQRYEESEVVCNAIGAHHEEIECESLYAILIQAADSVSSARPGARRETLELYVRRLHKLESIADSFDGVRKSYAIQAGRELRIAVRPETVDDDSAAELARIVARKIESEMQYPGQIKVTVIRETRASETAH